Proteins encoded in a region of the Deefgea piscis genome:
- a CDS encoding CYTH domain-containing protein — MAVEIERKFLLKNDAWRSEVHRSTRIAQGYLCTDPERTVRVRVKGDAAFLTIKGKNSGISRSEFEYEIPLADAVELLKLCPQVLDKTRHLLSIESHTFEIDEFHGENAGLIVAELELASETSTYPQPEWLGAEVSGDARYYNSALSITPFSRWF; from the coding sequence ATGGCAGTTGAAATCGAAAGAAAATTTTTACTTAAAAATGACGCTTGGCGTAGTGAAGTGCATCGCAGTACACGGATCGCCCAAGGCTATTTATGCACCGACCCTGAGCGTACGGTGCGAGTTCGGGTTAAAGGCGACGCGGCATTTTTGACGATTAAAGGCAAAAACTCAGGGATTAGTCGCTCGGAATTTGAATACGAAATCCCGCTGGCCGACGCGGTCGAATTACTCAAACTCTGCCCACAGGTTTTGGATAAAACCCGGCATTTACTCAGCATTGAATCACATACTTTTGAGATTGATGAGTTTCATGGCGAGAATGCCGGCTTAATCGTCGCAGAGCTCGAGCTGGCCAGCGAAACTAGCACTTATCCACAGCCAGAATGGCTAGGTGCAGAAGTTTCTGGTGATGCGCGTTATTACAACAGCGCACTGTCAATTACCCCGTTTAGTCGTTGGTTTTAA
- a CDS encoding DVU_2496 family lipoprotein has product MKFMLPIVLVALLAACGETAPTAKQCGVYAIGPNQIKKILASQQSEPAPGRTAKADLPADFPTALLDPENFYRGMGVYCSADEARQALIDQKHQDWGVFEIESDWNNNVYKADDGAYHLRESAKIKKAVE; this is encoded by the coding sequence ATGAAATTCATGCTGCCTATTGTCCTTGTCGCCTTACTCGCCGCCTGTGGCGAAACTGCGCCAACTGCCAAGCAATGTGGCGTTTATGCCATCGGCCCAAATCAAATTAAAAAGATTCTCGCTAGCCAGCAAAGTGAGCCAGCGCCAGGACGGACTGCCAAAGCCGATTTACCCGCTGACTTTCCCACTGCGCTACTCGACCCAGAAAATTTCTATCGTGGTATGGGCGTGTATTGCAGCGCAGATGAAGCACGGCAAGCCTTGATCGACCAAAAACACCAAGATTGGGGCGTATTTGAGATCGAAAGCGATTGGAATAACAACGTCTACAAAGCCGATGATGGTGCTTATCATCTACGCGAATCAGCAAAAATTAAAAAGGCTGTTGAATAA
- a CDS encoding CopD family protein, with product MLWIKSLHLIFVISWFAGLFYLPRIFVNLAMAKQTDEIARLNLMAHKLYRFMTPLGILALIFGVWTWGFYDFYMGEGWRWMHAKLALVAILVGYHIACRQMLLAFAANKNTRSHVWFRFFNEIPVLILFAIVILVIVKPF from the coding sequence GTGCTGTGGATTAAATCATTACATTTGATTTTTGTAATTAGCTGGTTTGCTGGGCTATTTTATTTGCCACGTATTTTTGTCAATTTAGCCATGGCCAAGCAGACCGATGAAATAGCTAGGCTCAATTTGATGGCGCATAAACTCTATCGATTTATGACGCCACTGGGTATTTTGGCGCTGATTTTTGGTGTCTGGACCTGGGGTTTTTATGACTTTTATATGGGTGAAGGCTGGCGCTGGATGCATGCCAAATTGGCCTTAGTGGCGATTTTAGTCGGCTACCATATTGCCTGCCGCCAAATGCTATTGGCTTTTGCCGCCAATAAAAATACTCGCAGTCATGTGTGGTTTCGTTTTTTTAACGAAATTCCGGTGCTGATTTTATTTGCCATCGTGATTTTAGTGATTGTTAAACCGTTTTAA
- a CDS encoding M48 family metallopeptidase: protein MKRLILSLALASMLTACQQVNTTQAGAIGATRKQSMLLSSQQVDQMSAASYAETIKKSASQGKLLASNDPTVRRVRDIAQRLIPQTAVFRPDALQWQWEVNVEKSPELNAYCMSGGKIMFYTGIIERLKLTDDEIAQIMGHEIAHALREHGREKMSEEYGKSIALQGGMQLFSIVTGGKYDAYQDLAGSGLNTLVDVSYSLPNSRTNESEADAMGLELAARAGYNPNAAVSLWQKMAAQGAGKGLEFMSTHPSSNTRIAELQAKIPVVMPLYETAKNKPKPKPKKNAS, encoded by the coding sequence ATGAAACGATTAATCCTTAGTTTAGCGCTGGCCTCGATGTTGACGGCTTGTCAGCAAGTGAACACCACTCAAGCCGGTGCAATTGGCGCTACGCGTAAACAAAGCATGCTGCTTTCTAGTCAGCAAGTTGATCAAATGTCGGCCGCTAGCTATGCCGAAACCATTAAAAAATCAGCATCTCAAGGTAAGCTCTTAGCCAGCAACGATCCTACCGTGCGTCGAGTGCGCGATATTGCCCAGCGACTCATTCCGCAAACGGCGGTATTTCGCCCGGATGCTTTGCAATGGCAATGGGAAGTGAATGTAGAAAAAAGCCCAGAGCTCAATGCCTATTGCATGTCTGGCGGTAAAATTATGTTTTACACCGGCATTATTGAACGCTTAAAACTCACCGATGATGAAATCGCGCAAATCATGGGCCACGAAATCGCCCATGCCTTGCGCGAACATGGTCGTGAAAAAATGAGCGAAGAATACGGCAAAAGCATTGCTTTACAAGGTGGTATGCAGCTGTTTTCTATCGTCACCGGCGGTAAATATGATGCCTACCAAGATCTTGCGGGCAGCGGTTTAAATACGCTGGTGGATGTGAGTTACTCATTACCCAATAGCCGAACCAATGAAAGCGAAGCTGATGCCATGGGTTTAGAGCTGGCCGCGCGTGCCGGGTATAACCCGAATGCCGCAGTAAGTTTATGGCAAAAAATGGCCGCCCAAGGCGCAGGTAAAGGGCTGGAATTTATGTCGACCCATCCTTCGAGCAATACGCGGATTGCCGAATTACAAGCCAAAATCCCGGTGGTGATGCCACTGTACGAAACCGCCAAAAATAAGCCAAAACCCAAGCCAAAGAAAAACGCGTCTTAA
- a CDS encoding rubredoxin, with protein sequence MCLICAFIYDEAEGRPEDGIPAGTKWEDVPMNWTCPDCGARKDDFEMVQI encoded by the coding sequence ATGTGCCTAATCTGTGCGTTTATTTACGATGAAGCTGAAGGCCGACCAGAGGACGGTATTCCAGCGGGAACGAAGTGGGAGGATGTGCCAATGAATTGGACTTGTCCTGATTGCGGTGCACGTAAAGATGATTTTGAAATGGTGCAAATCTAA
- the thiD gene encoding bifunctional hydroxymethylpyrimidine kinase/phosphomethylpyrimidine kinase: MNPTPPTVLVFAANDPSGGAGLMADVLTLASLGCHTLPIITAITVQDSAGVQEFHAVDSEIVDEQARFILEDIKIDVIKVGMVGSVENLAVIAEIASDYPDIPLILEPVFSMGRGEELSNEELISAMRELLLPHTHLVTPNNTEARLLASDDPDEQEEMPLDAAAQRILECGCEYVLIAGTHEKTPKVVNTLYSRLGRVRTDQWPRLPGSYHGAGATLASAIAGALANGAEIGDAVKDAQDFTSQALSAAFRPGMGQFVPDRMFWARPTDEEATAEIEAAIRKELEPPTQS, from the coding sequence ATGAATCCAACGCCACCCACTGTACTAGTTTTTGCTGCGAATGATCCTTCTGGTGGTGCGGGTTTAATGGCCGATGTATTGACCCTCGCCTCATTGGGCTGCCACACCTTACCGATTATTACCGCGATCACCGTACAAGACAGCGCTGGCGTGCAAGAATTTCATGCCGTCGATTCTGAAATCGTTGATGAACAAGCGCGCTTTATTTTAGAAGACATCAAAATTGATGTGATCAAAGTCGGCATGGTCGGCAGCGTGGAAAATTTAGCGGTAATTGCTGAAATCGCCTCAGACTATCCGGATATTCCTTTAATTTTAGAGCCGGTATTTAGCATGGGGCGCGGCGAGGAATTATCCAATGAAGAGTTAATTAGTGCGATGCGCGAATTGCTGTTGCCACACACGCATTTGGTAACACCAAACAATACCGAAGCGCGATTACTGGCTTCCGATGATCCCGACGAACAAGAAGAAATGCCACTCGATGCTGCTGCACAACGTATTTTGGAATGTGGTTGCGAGTATGTGTTAATCGCCGGAACGCATGAAAAAACACCTAAAGTGGTCAACACCCTGTATAGCCGCTTAGGCCGAGTGCGTACTGATCAATGGCCACGTTTACCCGGCAGCTACCATGGTGCCGGTGCCACATTGGCCTCAGCGATTGCCGGCGCTCTTGCCAACGGCGCCGAAATCGGTGATGCGGTAAAAGACGCGCAAGACTTTACTTCGCAAGCGCTATCGGCAGCATTTCGCCCGGGAATGGGGCAATTTGTTCCCGATAGAATGTTCTGGGCGCGCCCTACCGACGAAGAAGCAACCGCAGAAATCGAAGCGGCAATCCGTAAAGAATTAGAGCCACCCACCCAGTCATAG
- a CDS encoding chloramphenicol phosphotransferase CPT family protein translates to MPLPQVIVLNGSSSSGKTAVAKLLQEMLPQQYLNFSIDSVLYSLPASDLQQMQAGIEITRPGYDWPSLVRGYHYCLPALLQAGCRLLVDHAWCERGEKRELLTELAGYSVALVGVYCNSEVAMAREQARKDRAIGLVAWQSERVHQDMQYDLNIDTTSMSPQAAAEKLCSDILKHGAWTGAIETLEHLNMLN, encoded by the coding sequence ATGCCACTTCCCCAAGTCATTGTTTTAAATGGCAGTAGCAGCTCTGGTAAAACGGCTGTCGCCAAATTATTACAAGAAATGCTGCCACAGCAATATCTCAATTTTAGTATCGATAGTGTGCTCTATTCTCTGCCCGCTAGCGATTTGCAACAGATGCAAGCTGGAATTGAAATAACTCGGCCCGGCTATGATTGGCCGAGTTTAGTTCGCGGCTATCATTATTGCTTACCAGCCTTGCTGCAAGCAGGTTGCCGACTATTAGTGGACCATGCTTGGTGTGAGCGTGGCGAGAAGCGCGAGTTGCTCACCGAACTAGCAGGTTATTCGGTGGCGTTAGTTGGCGTTTACTGTAATTCAGAGGTCGCAATGGCGCGCGAGCAAGCGCGTAAAGATCGGGCGATTGGCTTGGTCGCGTGGCAAAGTGAGCGCGTTCATCAAGATATGCAATACGATTTAAATATTGATACGACGAGTATGTCGCCACAAGCAGCAGCTGAAAAGCTATGTAGCGACATACTTAAGCATGGTGCATGGACAGGAGCAATCGAAACGCTAGAGCACTTGAATATGCTGAACTAA
- a CDS encoding DUF1993 domain-containing protein has translation MFDYYQLTVPVYNRALNQLAHLLDKAAEFAAHKKISDETMLGLRLAPDMFNLTKQVQIVCDNAKYCVARLSGVTAPVHEDDEKTFADLQRRIVATQEFIESLSEHDFKDAAGKTITLSFLPDHPMSADFYLLSFVQPNFYFHLTTAYAILRSNGVDIGKQDYMGQV, from the coding sequence ATGTTCGACTACTACCAGCTCACCGTGCCTGTTTACAATCGTGCACTCAACCAACTCGCTCATCTCTTGGACAAGGCCGCAGAATTTGCAGCACATAAAAAAATCAGTGACGAAACCATGCTTGGCCTACGCCTTGCACCTGATATGTTTAATCTAACCAAGCAAGTGCAAATCGTGTGTGATAACGCCAAATACTGCGTTGCTCGCCTTTCTGGTGTTACCGCTCCGGTACATGAAGATGATGAAAAAACATTTGCCGACTTGCAACGGCGGATTGTTGCCACTCAAGAATTTATTGAATCGTTATCAGAACACGATTTTAAAGACGCCGCCGGCAAAACGATTACCTTGTCTTTTTTGCCTGATCATCCAATGAGCGCCGATTTTTATTTGCTCTCGTTTGTGCAGCCGAATTTTTATTTCCACCTGACCACCGCTTATGCCATTTTACGCAGCAATGGCGTCGACATTGGCAAACAAGACTATATGGGTCAAGTTTAA
- a CDS encoding M15 family metallopeptidase, which produces MKAHPSGMTPELAIAWAELGIPFELLQSRHLTLFTEASELIDVAVSDDGRIWQLIPAAAAAWERMQRAAWQDGVDLQIASAYRASTRQVELIQRKLTAGVLIDDVLQVLAPPGCSEHHTGRAVDIFTPGGPVVTEEFENTPAFTWLNSHAAEFGFSLSFPRDNRYGYVYEPWHWCWEEKNTTK; this is translated from the coding sequence ATGAAAGCACATCCATCAGGTATGACGCCAGAGTTAGCCATCGCTTGGGCAGAGCTGGGCATACCTTTTGAATTATTGCAAAGCCGTCATTTGACCTTGTTTACCGAAGCCTCAGAATTAATCGATGTGGCAGTGAGTGACGATGGACGAATCTGGCAATTGATTCCTGCGGCAGCTGCCGCATGGGAGAGAATGCAGCGGGCGGCTTGGCAAGATGGTGTTGATTTACAAATTGCCTCCGCTTATCGAGCTAGCACGCGGCAAGTGGAGTTAATCCAAAGAAAGTTGACTGCTGGCGTGCTGATCGACGATGTTTTGCAGGTGCTCGCACCACCGGGGTGTAGTGAGCATCATACCGGTAGGGCGGTGGATATTTTTACGCCGGGTGGCCCTGTGGTGACAGAAGAATTTGAAAATACGCCGGCATTTACTTGGTTAAATTCGCACGCAGCTGAGTTTGGTTTTAGTTTGTCTTTTCCACGCGACAATCGTTATGGCTATGTGTATGAGCCTTGGCATTGGTGTTGGGAGGAGAAAAATACAACTAAGTGA
- the parC gene encoding DNA topoisomerase IV subunit A, protein MATQASAVPDDGESVQLGLYAEKSYLEYAMSVVKSRALPQIEDGQKPVQRRILYAMHELGLMATAKPMKSARIVGDVLGKYHPHGDQSAYDALVRIAQDFSLRYPLIDGHGNFGSRDGDGAAAYRYTEARLTPVADLLLGELDKGTTDFTPNYDGAFQEPVLLPARLPMLLLNGASGIAVGMATEMPSHNLGEVADASIALIRNPKLSTAELLTYLQGPDLPGGGQIISSHKDIASAYENGRGSLKVRARWEKEDLARGQWQMVVTELPQGTSSQKVLEEIEELTNPKVKKGKKALSQDQVQTKQLILSVLDRVRDESGKDKSVRLVFEPKSSRQSSDDLMNLLLAHTSLESSLSINIVTIGRDGRPGQKTLRDLIAEWIDFRFVTVTRRCQHRLGQVDDRIHILEGRLLVLLNIDEVIRIIRHSDEPKSALMAAFNLSGRQAEDILEIRLRQLARLEGIKIEQELSALRAEKTELENLLANPAAMQKQIIKEIEADKKKYADPRRTLIEHAERAVAEVAVVDEPVTIILSEKGWLRARQGHGLDLQSLSFKDGDSQLAAIECRTIDQIALFGSDGRVYSIQASVVPGGRGDGVPVTTLVDLVAKTRITQMLAAKLGDWVVLANSSGYGFSCLFDNLLSRQKAGKAFLTLEESETLLRVSTFVPRETSLVACLSTAGKLHLFAYSEFKQLTGGGRGVITMALDAKDQLNAITICDGLTLTINYTGRAGKAQEWILNENEMAPYIGKRAKKGKPISTAFKLPGF, encoded by the coding sequence ATTGCTACTCAAGCTTCTGCTGTACCTGATGATGGTGAATCAGTACAGCTAGGACTGTATGCCGAAAAAAGCTATCTTGAATACGCCATGAGCGTGGTGAAAAGCCGCGCCTTGCCGCAAATTGAAGATGGCCAAAAACCCGTGCAGCGGCGGATTTTATACGCGATGCACGAGCTGGGTTTAATGGCGACGGCCAAACCGATGAAATCGGCGCGGATTGTGGGTGATGTGTTGGGTAAATATCATCCTCACGGCGACCAATCGGCGTATGACGCATTGGTGCGTATTGCCCAAGATTTCTCGCTGCGCTATCCCTTGATTGATGGTCATGGCAATTTTGGTTCACGCGACGGTGACGGCGCTGCGGCTTATCGTTATACCGAGGCGCGTTTAACGCCAGTGGCGGATCTACTGCTCGGTGAGCTGGATAAAGGCACCACCGATTTCACGCCAAATTATGATGGCGCTTTTCAAGAGCCGGTTTTATTGCCGGCGCGATTGCCGATGTTGTTACTGAATGGCGCATCGGGCATTGCAGTGGGGATGGCCACTGAAATGCCATCGCATAATTTAGGCGAAGTGGCCGACGCGAGTATTGCGCTGATTCGTAATCCTAAATTATCCACTGCTGAGTTACTGACGTATCTCCAAGGCCCCGATTTACCGGGTGGCGGGCAGATTATTTCTTCGCATAAAGACATCGCCAGCGCGTATGAAAATGGCCGTGGCAGTTTGAAAGTCCGTGCTCGATGGGAAAAAGAAGATCTGGCGCGTGGGCAATGGCAAATGGTGGTGACTGAATTACCACAAGGTACGTCGAGCCAAAAAGTATTAGAAGAAATCGAAGAGCTGACTAATCCCAAAGTCAAAAAAGGCAAAAAAGCGCTCAGCCAAGATCAAGTGCAAACCAAGCAATTGATTTTGAGTGTGCTCGATCGTGTTCGCGATGAGTCAGGAAAAGACAAATCAGTTCGCTTGGTATTCGAGCCAAAATCATCGCGGCAAAGCTCGGATGATTTGATGAATTTGCTGCTAGCGCATACCAGCTTAGAAAGTAGCTTATCGATCAATATCGTTACCATTGGCCGGGATGGTCGACCAGGGCAAAAAACGCTACGTGATTTAATTGCCGAGTGGATTGATTTTCGCTTTGTGACGGTAACGCGTCGTTGCCAGCATCGTTTGGGCCAAGTGGATGATCGCATCCATATTTTGGAAGGGCGCTTGCTGGTCCTGCTCAATATTGATGAAGTAATTCGCATTATCCGCCATTCGGACGAGCCCAAATCAGCGTTGATGGCGGCGTTTAATTTGTCGGGGCGCCAAGCTGAAGACATCCTTGAGATTCGCTTGCGCCAATTGGCGCGACTGGAAGGGATTAAGATTGAGCAAGAATTGTCTGCGCTGCGGGCGGAAAAAACCGAGCTAGAAAACTTGTTGGCTAATCCGGCCGCAATGCAAAAACAAATTATCAAAGAAATCGAAGCCGACAAAAAGAAATACGCCGATCCACGTCGCACTTTAATTGAGCATGCCGAACGCGCGGTTGCTGAAGTGGCCGTAGTGGATGAGCCGGTAACGATTATCTTGTCAGAAAAAGGCTGGTTACGTGCTCGCCAAGGGCATGGCCTTGATTTGCAAAGCCTGAGCTTTAAAGATGGTGACAGCCAATTGGCAGCGATTGAATGTCGCACGATTGATCAGATTGCACTGTTTGGCAGCGATGGCCGGGTGTATTCGATTCAAGCCTCGGTGGTGCCGGGCGGGCGTGGTGATGGGGTGCCAGTCACCACTTTGGTTGATTTAGTGGCTAAAACGCGGATTACCCAAATGCTGGCGGCTAAATTAGGCGATTGGGTGGTGTTGGCTAACTCTAGTGGCTATGGCTTTAGCTGTTTGTTTGATAATTTACTCAGTCGACAAAAAGCCGGTAAAGCATTTTTGACCTTGGAAGAGAGCGAGACGCTGCTGCGGGTGTCGACTTTTGTTCCACGTGAAACATCTCTAGTCGCTTGCTTATCTACAGCAGGTAAATTGCACTTATTTGCCTATAGCGAATTTAAGCAGCTCACTGGCGGTGGTCGTGGTGTGATTACTATGGCACTCGATGCAAAAGATCAACTCAATGCCATTACCATTTGCGACGGTTTAACGTTAACCATTAATTACACTGGGCGTGCTGGTAAAGCACAAGAGTGGATTTTAAATGAGAACGAAATGGCGCCGTATATTGGTAAGCGCGCCAAAAAAGGCAAGCCGATTAGCACTGCATTTAAACTGCCTGGATTTTAA
- a CDS encoding bifunctional diguanylate cyclase/phosphodiesterase, translated as MSFTFAALLILALLLSSWLQFQNQNKAIENLAEKIMTAQATEVRHQLLDFLTAPILNNQILNNLSEIKTISAETDLSALNQPFINTYTQVLGNKPALSLIGFGSVSGQFIALMRDQQITRLLLKDQRTQDQLQLYPHTEISADSQTIPGFDPRERPWYQAAIHSGQASWSDVYATYNREQSATLSYSSPVYNQANQLIGVLMSDINIDHFNQFLLEQALPGHGAIFIVDQQQRLVTHSSPRSVMTANPDPQAPAQRTFAKDSEQAQIRAASALLNQGPNLRTHFQVQGERVYFQSISLNNQPGIDWRIIILIPEKDLIGNLKQNQRNTVLVILLIGLAVAMLAWGVLGRITRPIISTTLAAEKLGHADWQAIPSSGIQLKETALLTKTFNEMASKLALSFEQLNQQIRFDSMTGLMNRNGLAVAINDWAYTPSQSQLMLLIGLDGYRAINDSVGHELGDALLQSISVRLLEHLPPNALLARTAGAEFTILLPEISSPEDATYTTLRYLAYFSEAFQAEQSADEIVVTASIGAVYERFKRSDLTDWLRNASVALGKAKAKGFGSYTLFEAQMIEQSIAKTRLTSELKLALERQEFRVFFQPVIDLQNGETIGAEALIRWESPRGMISPGVFIPAAEDSGLILQIGNWVLRESCQQIANQLKAGWRADFDVHVNVSVRQLIQSDFYEQLLFILQTTGLPAHNLTLEITESCLVTQSEVVAKLIRRVRALGVGIAIDDFGTGYSSLAYLHQFDFDYLKIDQSFIARMLENIQDEAIVSAIISMAAGFKVILVGEGVETEAQANRLRELGCQRVQGYFFGRPAPLAAWSDDIIQQKDQQKNKGILSNTLI; from the coding sequence GTGAGTTTTACTTTTGCCGCCTTACTCATTTTGGCGCTATTGCTTAGTAGTTGGCTGCAATTTCAAAACCAAAATAAGGCCATTGAAAACTTAGCTGAAAAAATCATGACCGCACAGGCCACTGAAGTGCGGCATCAATTATTGGATTTTTTAACGGCGCCAATTTTAAATAATCAAATTCTCAATAATTTATCTGAAATTAAAACCATCAGTGCCGAAACTGATTTAAGCGCGCTGAATCAACCCTTTATAAATACCTATACCCAAGTGCTGGGTAATAAGCCGGCACTTAGCCTAATTGGTTTTGGTAGCGTTAGCGGACAATTTATCGCTCTAATGCGAGATCAACAAATCACTCGCCTGCTACTGAAAGACCAAAGAACTCAAGACCAACTTCAGTTATACCCACACACCGAAATCAGTGCCGATAGTCAAACCATCCCTGGCTTCGACCCTAGAGAGCGGCCTTGGTATCAAGCAGCGATCCATAGCGGTCAAGCCAGCTGGTCTGATGTCTACGCCACATACAATCGAGAACAATCGGCCACCTTGTCGTATTCCAGCCCGGTGTATAACCAAGCCAATCAGCTCATCGGGGTATTAATGAGCGATATTAATATCGATCATTTTAATCAATTTCTACTTGAACAAGCCCTACCCGGTCATGGCGCGATCTTTATCGTTGACCAACAACAACGCTTAGTTACGCACTCCTCTCCGCGTAGCGTAATGACTGCCAATCCAGACCCACAAGCCCCAGCGCAGCGCACTTTCGCCAAAGACAGTGAGCAAGCCCAAATCCGTGCCGCCAGTGCCCTACTCAATCAAGGGCCCAATTTGCGCACTCACTTTCAAGTACAAGGCGAGCGCGTTTATTTTCAATCGATTTCACTGAATAATCAGCCCGGCATTGATTGGCGAATTATTATTTTAATCCCTGAAAAAGACCTGATTGGCAATCTAAAACAAAATCAACGCAATACCGTACTGGTCATTTTATTAATTGGGCTGGCGGTAGCCATGTTGGCATGGGGGGTATTAGGGCGTATTACTCGGCCCATTATTTCCACCACTTTGGCCGCCGAAAAACTCGGGCATGCCGATTGGCAAGCGATTCCTAGCTCAGGCATTCAGCTTAAAGAAACCGCCCTACTCACCAAAACCTTTAATGAGATGGCAAGCAAGCTAGCCTTGTCTTTTGAGCAGCTGAATCAACAGATCCGTTTTGACTCAATGACTGGGCTCATGAATCGCAATGGCCTTGCTGTTGCCATCAATGATTGGGCGTATACCCCAAGCCAGTCGCAATTGATGCTGCTGATCGGTTTGGATGGCTATCGCGCCATCAACGACAGCGTAGGCCATGAGCTAGGTGATGCATTATTGCAATCGATTTCAGTGCGACTCCTAGAGCATCTGCCGCCCAATGCCCTACTTGCTCGCACCGCAGGCGCTGAATTTACCATTTTGTTGCCAGAAATCAGTAGCCCAGAAGACGCGACCTATACCACGCTACGTTATCTAGCCTATTTTTCAGAAGCTTTTCAAGCCGAGCAATCGGCTGATGAAATCGTCGTCACCGCATCCATTGGTGCCGTGTATGAACGCTTTAAACGCAGTGATTTAACCGATTGGCTACGTAATGCCAGCGTGGCGCTCGGTAAGGCCAAAGCCAAAGGCTTTGGCTCTTATACGCTGTTTGAAGCGCAAATGATTGAGCAATCCATCGCCAAAACACGGCTGACTTCAGAGCTTAAACTGGCGCTGGAACGGCAAGAGTTCCGCGTGTTTTTCCAGCCAGTGATCGATTTACAAAATGGCGAAACCATCGGCGCAGAAGCGCTGATTCGTTGGGAAAGCCCACGCGGGATGATTTCCCCTGGCGTATTTATCCCAGCAGCAGAAGATTCAGGATTAATTTTACAAATTGGTAATTGGGTATTGCGAGAATCTTGCCAGCAAATTGCCAATCAACTTAAAGCCGGCTGGCGGGCTGATTTTGATGTGCATGTGAATGTCTCGGTGCGGCAATTAATTCAGTCAGATTTTTATGAACAACTGCTGTTTATTTTACAAACCACGGGTTTGCCGGCGCACAACCTCACGCTAGAAATCACTGAATCTTGTTTAGTCACCCAAAGCGAAGTGGTCGCCAAATTAATTCGCCGCGTTCGTGCGCTTGGTGTTGGCATTGCGATTGATGACTTTGGTACCGGCTATTCATCGCTAGCGTATTTGCATCAATTTGATTTTGACTACCTTAAAATCGATCAATCCTTTATCGCCAGAATGCTCGAAAACATTCAAGACGAAGCGATTGTCTCGGCCATTATCAGTATGGCGGCCGGTTTTAAAGTGATTTTAGTTGGTGAAGGCGTAGAAACTGAAGCCCAAGCCAACCGGCTACGCGAGCTAGGTTGCCAGCGGGTTCAGGGTTATTTCTTTGGGCGACCAGCGCCATTAGCAGCATGGTCTGACGATATCATTCAACAAAAAGACCAGCAAAAAAATAAAGGTATATTGTCCAATACTTTGATTTAA
- a CDS encoding M14 family metallopeptidase: MAKVSTVNQPIYPIGTLGIAWQAKEKADWLAIQQRKRNYWDEVVSPLTALLLDRDSPLADWAELVEYAVLDYQPQGLAQYPVFAVRSRDWQAHRPTVLVTGGVHGYETSGVQGALQFIAQKLSHYHAAVNVLILPCISPWAYETINRWNPLAIDPNRAFVEHSPAAESAAAMAFIREQAKQVTLHIDLHETTDTDNSEFGPAKAARDGVAFEYHDIPDGFYLVGDSENPQPEFQQALISAVCQVTHIAAADAAGCIIGEPLQQLGVINYAKKALGLCGGMTDAMYVTTTEVYPDSANATAEQCNRAQVATICAAIDYVLQHGNK, from the coding sequence ATGGCAAAAGTGAGCACTGTAAATCAGCCTATTTATCCAATCGGTACATTGGGTATAGCTTGGCAAGCAAAAGAAAAAGCTGATTGGCTGGCGATACAGCAAAGAAAACGCAATTACTGGGATGAAGTGGTTAGCCCATTAACGGCCTTATTGTTAGATCGAGATTCACCACTGGCTGATTGGGCCGAGTTGGTGGAATATGCGGTGTTGGATTATCAGCCTCAGGGTTTGGCACAGTATCCAGTGTTTGCTGTACGTAGCCGTGATTGGCAAGCGCATCGGCCAACAGTCTTAGTTACTGGTGGGGTACATGGTTATGAAACCAGTGGGGTGCAGGGGGCTTTGCAATTTATTGCCCAAAAATTAAGCCATTATCATGCTGCGGTTAATGTATTAATTTTGCCGTGCATTAGCCCTTGGGCTTATGAAACGATTAATCGTTGGAATCCGCTGGCCATTGATCCTAATCGTGCTTTTGTCGAGCATAGTCCAGCAGCAGAATCTGCCGCTGCGATGGCGTTTATTCGTGAACAAGCCAAACAGGTGACGTTGCATATCGATTTGCATGAAACAACCGATACTGATAACTCAGAGTTTGGCCCGGCTAAAGCTGCCCGGGATGGTGTCGCTTTTGAATATCACGATATTCCTGATGGCTTTTATTTGGTTGGCGATAGCGAAAATCCCCAGCCGGAGTTTCAACAGGCTTTAATCTCAGCGGTTTGCCAAGTAACACATATTGCCGCTGCCGATGCCGCGGGCTGCATTATTGGTGAGCCATTACAGCAATTGGGCGTGATCAATTACGCCAAAAAAGCCTTAGGTCTTTGTGGTGGCATGACTGATGCGATGTATGTGACGACCACCGAGGTGTATCCCGATAGCGCCAATGCCACAGCTGAGCAATGTAATCGAGCCCAAGTGGCGACCATCTGTGCCGCGATTGATTATGTTTTGCAGCATGGAAATAAATAG